The proteins below are encoded in one region of Candidatus Zixiibacteriota bacterium:
- a CDS encoding vitamin B12-dependent ribonucleotide reductase, with amino-acid sequence MFEQTPGLAENALRVLERRYLKKDDQGRVAETPAELFGRVAGAIAAVDASYGADADEVRRTAEKFYRSMVNCEFMPNSPTLMNAGRPLGQLSACFVLPVGDSMEEIFESIKNAALIHKSGGGTGFAFSRLRPRNSVVASTSGVASGPVSFMKVFNAATEAVKQGGTRRGANMGILRVDHPDIEEFVACKEDLSQITNFNISVAVTDEFMTAVEQGKPYALRHPTTRRPYEIDGVVQSLDARKVFAAIVDHAWRTGEPGVIFVDRVNQTNPTHRIEEIEATNPCGEQPLPPYDSCNLASVNLGKAIREELPPTYDRRRPSEGIDWDKLTQLVHLGVHFLDNVIDANKYPIPEIAAQTKKNRRIGLGVMGWADMLAKLGVRYDSEEAFELGEQVMAHIESEARLHSSDLAASRGKFPNWDGSVYADEGVAMRNATVTTVAPTGTISIIAGCSSGIEPFYAISFVRNVMEGTRLIDVNPLFEQVAKERGFYSQELMEQIANANSIRGFDEIPEDVRDIFVTAADVPPSAHIRMQAVFQKHCDSAVSKTINLPQKATRDDVQTAYWQAYRLGCKGVTVYRDGSRPGQVLSTGATPEEARATDQVGAFDLPKAPPPSPPEQRVPPPVPVAKPVAPAPKPVPPSGRPVEPEERPDVLEGFTEKIRTGYGNLYVTVNLHKGKPFEVFASIGKSGYSTMADTEAMCRLISLALRSGVAVSQIVKQLQGIGGSQPIFERRGMIFSIPDAIAKVLNDHFGNGARLTDKPDIAKEHCPDCGGMLEHEEGCVLCRGCGYSQC; translated from the coding sequence ATGTTCGAGCAGACACCAGGGTTGGCCGAGAATGCGCTGCGGGTCTTGGAACGGCGCTACCTGAAGAAGGACGACCAGGGGAGAGTCGCGGAGACTCCGGCCGAGTTGTTTGGGCGCGTGGCCGGGGCCATTGCGGCCGTCGATGCCAGCTACGGCGCCGATGCCGATGAGGTGCGTCGCACCGCCGAGAAGTTCTACCGTTCCATGGTCAACTGCGAGTTCATGCCGAACTCCCCGACTCTGATGAATGCCGGACGGCCCCTGGGGCAATTGTCGGCCTGCTTCGTCCTCCCGGTCGGTGATTCGATGGAGGAGATTTTCGAGTCGATCAAGAACGCCGCGCTGATCCACAAGTCCGGGGGTGGGACCGGATTCGCCTTCTCCCGTCTGCGGCCGCGCAACTCGGTCGTCGCCTCGACATCGGGGGTCGCCTCCGGGCCGGTCTCGTTCATGAAGGTGTTCAACGCCGCCACCGAGGCGGTCAAGCAGGGCGGGACCCGTCGCGGGGCCAACATGGGAATCCTCCGGGTCGATCATCCCGACATCGAGGAATTTGTCGCCTGCAAGGAAGACCTTAGCCAGATCACCAATTTCAACATCTCGGTGGCCGTCACCGATGAGTTCATGACCGCCGTCGAGCAGGGGAAACCGTATGCGCTGCGCCACCCCACGACGCGTCGGCCATACGAGATCGATGGGGTGGTGCAGTCGCTGGATGCGCGCAAGGTGTTCGCGGCGATCGTCGACCATGCCTGGCGCACCGGCGAGCCGGGGGTGATCTTTGTCGACCGGGTCAATCAGACGAATCCGACGCACCGGATCGAGGAGATCGAAGCGACCAATCCCTGCGGCGAGCAACCGTTGCCGCCATACGATTCCTGCAATCTCGCCTCCGTGAATCTCGGCAAGGCGATCAGGGAGGAATTGCCGCCGACGTATGATCGTCGCCGGCCGTCCGAGGGGATCGACTGGGACAAGTTGACGCAGTTGGTGCATCTCGGCGTGCACTTCCTCGACAATGTGATCGATGCGAACAAGTACCCGATTCCCGAGATCGCGGCGCAAACCAAGAAGAACCGTCGCATCGGCCTCGGCGTTATGGGGTGGGCCGACATGCTGGCCAAGCTGGGCGTGCGCTACGATTCCGAGGAGGCCTTTGAGCTCGGCGAGCAAGTGATGGCGCACATTGAATCGGAGGCGCGGCTGCACTCCTCCGATCTGGCGGCCTCGCGCGGCAAATTCCCCAACTGGGACGGGTCGGTGTACGCTGACGAGGGGGTGGCGATGCGTAATGCGACCGTCACCACGGTCGCCCCCACGGGGACAATCTCGATCATCGCCGGATGCTCATCGGGGATCGAACCGTTCTATGCGATTTCGTTCGTGCGCAATGTGATGGAGGGGACGCGGCTGATCGACGTCAATCCGCTCTTTGAGCAGGTGGCCAAGGAGCGCGGCTTCTATTCGCAGGAGTTGATGGAACAGATCGCCAATGCCAATTCGATTCGTGGTTTTGATGAGATTCCCGAGGATGTGCGCGACATCTTCGTGACCGCCGCCGATGTTCCGCCCTCGGCCCACATCCGGATGCAGGCGGTGTTCCAGAAGCACTGCGATTCGGCGGTGTCGAAGACAATCAATCTGCCGCAGAAGGCGACGCGCGACGATGTGCAGACCGCCTACTGGCAGGCGTACCGTCTGGGATGCAAGGGCGTGACCGTGTACCGCGATGGGTCCCGTCCGGGGCAGGTCCTTTCGACCGGGGCCACACCGGAGGAAGCGCGCGCGACAGATCAGGTGGGGGCGTTTGATCTGCCGAAAGCCCCCCCGCCGAGTCCGCCGGAGCAGCGAGTTCCCCCGCCGGTGCCGGTGGCGAAACCGGTTGCCCCGGCGCCGAAGCCGGTGCCTCCCAGCGGGCGCCCGGTGGAGCCGGAGGAGCGTCCCGATGTTCTGGAAGGATTTACCGAGAAGATCCGCACGGGGTACGGCAACCTCTATGTGACGGTCAACCTGCACAAAGGGAAGCCGTTCGAGGTGTTTGCTTCGATCGGCAAGTCGGGATACTCGACCATGGCCGACACCGAGGCGATGTGCCGGCTGATTTCGCTGGCGCTGCGCTCCGGCGTGGCGGTGTCGCAGATCGTCAAACAGTTGCAGGGGATCGGCGGGTCGCAGCCGATCTTTGAGCGGCGGGGGATGATCTTCTCAATCCCCGATGCGATCGCCAAGGTGCTCAACGATCACTTCGGCAATGGCGCCCGTCTGACCGACAAGCCGGACATTGCGAAGGAACACTGTCCCGATTGCGGCGGCATGCTGGAACACGAAGAGGGTTGCGTTCTCTGCCGCGGTTGCGGATATTCCCAATGTTGA